TATTTATGCTTAAGAAATTAAATTATTATTTGAAGACAGAATACACTGCTATTATTTGATGCCTATTAATTATTTGTAAAGTTTATGTTATTAGCTTGTTGAACTACAGCATTAAGAAACTGTGATAGTCAGGCCAAATTCAACAGAGGCACTCGCCTTGGAAAATGTTGACTAAAGTATGGTTTTTTAGTATAATAATATTAGTCCAATATCAGACTAATATTATTTAGAAGAGGTTTTTACTATGGAATGGGTTTATTTAATTTTAGCTATTATTCTTGAAACCTTAGGAACTACTTTTATGAAGAATTCTGAAGGATTTACAAAATTACTACCAGCACTAGGAACACTTTTAACATATGGGTTATGCTTTATTTTTCTATCAATGTCATTAAAGAAGATACCTGTTAGTGTAGCATATGCTGTATGGGGAGCAGCAGGAATTACTATTATATCAGTGATAGGAATTTTTGTTTTTAAAGAAAGTGTCAGTGTGTTAAAAATGGTATCTATACTTTTTATTGTATTAGGGGTCATAGGACTAAATTTCAGTGGTGTTAGTCACTAACTTCTTTTATAATTAGGGTAGTATTATTTTATAATTGAAGGAAGAGTGTACAAGACATGAGTGAAGAAAAGGAATTTACTGAACTATTATATGTTTATTATCGATCTTGGTTTAAAATTAATGATATTTATCGTGTTTGGTCGAGGAGACATGAAATTCAAGATACAACCTTGTTTACTTTGTATGTAATAAATAAAAGTTCCCCTTATTGTACTCAAAATGAAATTCGAGATAAATTGAGTTTGCCGAAACAAACAGTCTCGTTAATACTATCTGGACTTGAGAAAAAAGGATATATCTTGAGAGAATTGAACCCTAAAGATCGTAGGAACAAAATTGTTAGATTTACGGATAAGGGAAGTCAATATGCAAGCAGTATACTTGAAAAACTTAAATTAGCAGAAGTAGAGGCTTTTGGGAATATGTCACCAGAACAAAGAAGAATTATGGTAGAGAACCTTTGTTTGTTATCTAATCTATTGGATAAAAGTCTTTCTAAATAATGTGACATTAATTAAATGGAAAATCATTATTTGAAAATTGAATAATACGGTGTATTATATAATTAAGAATTATCCATTTAGAAAAGTGGTGATAATATGAAAGATAAACGTTTTGAGACTGTATTTAACCAAGGGGTCATGGAAGGCTATAGGATAATAGTCGACAGAGAAACTGGAGTAAACTATTTATATGTTAGCAATGGAAGTTCTGGAGGGTTGACTGTATTGCTCGATTCAGAAGGAAAACCGGTTATAACAAAGAAACAAATTTAAAGTATAAAACACTGTATTATTCAAAGGAATTTTACGGTGTTTTTTATATTTGTAATATGAATTTTATGTGAATTAGTTAGATAATAACGAAATATATAATAACTTATACTCTGCAGGCTTTAATGGCATTTTTTATATAAAAGTATTAAACATATTAATATGGTTTATGAAAATATATTAATTGCAAACGCTAAATAAGTTACTCACAGAGGCATTATGGAAATGGTATTGGATGTTGAGGTACTATACTTATATTAAATGGCACAATGATTTACCAATATATCAGGTACTTATGGTACTAAAGAAACCAGAAAATGTTAGGAATATTAAAGGAAGTTTTGAAAGTACAGTACAGGGTTTAGAAGTGATGAAATACAACTATAAAGTTATAAAAGCCTATGAGATAGATAAAAATGAAATACTAAGTCAAAAGAATATAGTATTATATCCACTCAGGGTATTTATGAATCATGATGGAGAAACTGAAGAAGAGCATATATTGGAATGTTTAACAGCGGTAGAAGGATTAAAAGATGCGGATTATTATTTTCTTCTGGTAGAATGTTTGAAAAAGCTTTATCAAAAGAGTGAGTATGAAAAATTTGTAAAGGAGGAGATTTATATGTCATCGGCATTATATAAAGAGCCTTATGAAAAAGGTAAAGAAGAAGGACTACAGGAAGGATTAAGAGAGGGATTAAGAGAAGGCGAATTAAAGGGTGAAACAAAAACTCTTGCAAGGACTGCAGTAAAGCTCTTAATTAAGAAATTTGGTATAATACCAGATGATTTAAAACAGAGTATGCAAAAATTAGATGTGCCAACATTAGAAATTATAATTGATAATATTTTAGAATATGAAAATTTAGAACAGGTAAAAAAGTATATTCATCAGGCTGTAAATATTAAACAGAGGTTATAATTGTGGAGTTATACAAAATAAAGAAAATATATTTTTCAGTTATTATGGCACGAAAATAAATGAATAGTGCAATTCTTGTGGCAATATTGTAAATAAAGATGAAAATTACTGTAGTAAATGCGGTAAAAAATTATAAGAAAGAATCAGGCTTTGCAACCTGACTCTTTTTTTTACGTGTAATAGATGGATATGTAATTGTAGTAACAATAAATTAACTATATGATAAATTAATTGAAAACGGAATTTAACATATGTACTTTAAACTTAAAGGGGTATTATAAATATATATGTTAACTAAAGTTAAAGTGAAATCAAATAAACAAAGACTATAATTATGGAGTTATGAACGTTATGAATAATAGCAATATAAGGATAATTTACACTATATTTGTTTTTGTGATATTAGCGGCTTTTGATAACATTATTATAGGGCTGTTTCCACCACTTTTTTCCTCTATAGCAGTAGATTTGAATGTACCTTTATCTGCCTTGGGCATTGTTTCGGCTATTAATATATTAGTAACTTCCATTTCATCAATTTACTGGGGCTATCTGTCTGGTAAATTTAATCGGAAGAAACTTGTTATCACAGGAACTATTTTTTGGTCGGTATCAGTATTTTTAACATCCCACAGCAGTACTTATGTTCAGCTTCTTATTTTTCAGATATTTACTGGAATAGGATTGGGGTGCATAGCGTCAATTGGATTCAGTGTGTTAACTGATTATATTCCATATAAATTTAGAGGAATGCTTTTAAGCCTTTGGGGAATGTCACAAGGCTTTGGCGGAATAGCAGGATCACTAATGGCTTCACTTATTGCTGCCGCCACAAATTGGAGAAGACCCTTTGAAATTGTCAGTATAATAGGGCTTTTATTAATTGTTTTATATTTTTTTATAAAAGAACCTGAATTAGGGGAATCAGAACCTGAATTAAAAGAGCTCATTAAAAAAGGGTATGAATATAATTACAACATTGAGCTTAATCATTTATATGAAATAGCCTCCAAGAGCAGTAATGTTTTACTGTTTTTTCAGGGATTTTTTATGAACATTACAACTGGAAGTTTAATATGGCTTCCAACATTATATATTTCCAAAATTCAACATGAACATTACAGTATAAAAACAGCAACTATTGCTGCAGGATATATCTTCGCCTTGTTTCAAATAGGTGGTTTGACTTCGGGATTTTTTGGATACCTTGGAGATGTATTTCAAAGAAAAAATTATAAAGGAAGAGCTATTATAACTTCACTATTTGTTTTTATTACAATACCTTTTTATTTAGCAATGTTTATATTACCAATGAATAACTTATCATTGCCACATGACAACAATCCTGCTTTAATTTTTTTTAGTTTATTGAAGCAAATAGCTGTAAATCCTTGGATGACCTCAATGTTTGTATTGTCTCTTTTGGCTTCAGCAGCTCAATCTGCCAATACACCAAATTGGCTTGCACTTATAACGGATGTAAATCTTCCTGAACATAGGGGAACGGCCTTTAGTGTAGCTAATTTGGCTGGGAGTTTAGGAAGAACTTTGGGCAATGTAGGTGTTGGTTTTTTACTTGCTATTGTTTCTTTATATAAAGGTGAACCTTATAACTATGTAATTACGTTAATAATATTTCAGCTATTTCTTATTCCTTCAGCTTTATGCTATATAAAGATGGCTAAGAGTAATGATAGGGATATTAGAAAAATTAAATCGATTCTTTTTAAAAGATCAAAGTTAAATTGATTAAAATAAATAAACTAAATTTTATGTAATGTTTATTAGATTTATTATATAGATCTAACTAATGGAAAGGATGATATTATGACTAAAAATATACTTGTTATTTCTGCTGAGTTTACAGGACATGGACATAAAAGTATAACTGAGTCTTTATATGAAAAATTCAAAGATCATAGTGATGTTAAAATTTATATTATAGATGGATTTTCATTAGGAGGAAAACTTCTGAAAAGCATAGGTAAATCCTATGGTCCAATTACTAGAAATGTTAAAGAATTGTGGAGACTAATATGGAATTTATCGTCAATTAAACCATCATTGGTTAATAGGTTAATTGAGTCAGAAATAAAATATAATTTTATACAGGTATTAGAAAAAATAAAACCTGATTTAATTCTATCTGTGCATCCCAATTTTAATGGTTCTATTATAAATATATTAGAAGAATATAAAATAAAAATACCAGTGATTACTTTAATTGCAGATTTAGTAAGTATATATCCATTATGGGCAGATAAAAGAGCTGATTATATTATAAGTCCAACCCAGGAGGCAAAAGATAAGTGTGTTGAATTTGGTGTTTCAGAAGAAAAAGTACAAGTATTGGGATTTCCAGTTCGTTCAAGGTTTTATGAGCATACAGCAAGTTCCAAGGAAAGTAATTACTATGATATTGATAAACCTCTAAAATGTTTAATAATGAGTGGCGGTGAAGGTGTAGGAAATATGAGGAGAATAGCAGAAAATCTTCTTGATAATTTTAATTGTACTGTAAAAGTTATTGCAGGGCGTAATAAAAAATTAAGAAAAAAATTAGAAAAATCATTAACAGCAAAATATGGCCATGCTGTTCAAATATATGGATTTATGGAAAATATACAAGATTTAATGCTAGATTCTGATATTGCATTCACAAGGGGAAGCCCTAATGTTATGATGGAAGCCATAGCATGTAATGTGCCTTTAGTAATAACAGATGCTTTGCCTGGACAAGAAGCAGGAAACCCCAAATTTGCTGAGAAATATAATATTGGAGTAGTGTGCAAAGATATTAAAAACATACAAAATACTATAAGTAACTTACTTGCAAATAATGCACAGAAACTAAATCAAATCAAAAAATCTCAAAAAAGGTATAGTGACCCTTATGTTCCAAATAATATTGTGAATTTTATTTTAAATATAGATTGCCTAAATAGTGAAGTTGCAATACCGGGCATAAGTTTGGGATTTATAAAAATCCGTTAGCAATTACAGCTAAGATAAAGCTTAAAACTAGCTTGACTGATGTTACTTTTGCTGTAACTGATGGGGAGTGTCAGAGCTTAGATGGAATATCTGGGATACAGGTAGAAACCTTGAAGAAGGTTTATTTGCCGAAGATGTTATTAGGAATATAGTTCAAAAATATGATGGTGATGAATTTATAAATTCTTATAATAATTATGTTCAGGATGTCAATAAAACTTCTACAAAATCAATTTTTTCAATCAGAAGGAAGAGTAGGAAATTAATTTTATCCCTACTCTTTTTTTATTTTAATTAAGTTCTCAGGGAGTTAAAGCAGTTTTACTGGGTACACAAGTGTTGGCATTCCTGTTACTATAACCGACAAATAGATATTATTTGAATATCGTAAAGCAAGTTTTTGGATAATATAGCAGTTGTGATCATGGATAAAATTAGCGATGGCAAAGTATAAAATATAGTTTTTTTTCACAGCTGTAATAAGAACAAAATTAACTAAAAGTATTGAGCCTAAGGTAGAGATTTAAAAAAATAGAATCAGTAAAAACACTAAGAACGATGTGATATGATTGATTAATTTTAAGTGTATAAGAAAGTATATTGACAAATTAAGTTGGTAGAGCTATTATAGTTATAACAACTTATTTTAAGTAGGTGATAGTTTGGAAACACAATATGATTATACCAAATTAGTTGGGTATTTAATAATTAAAGGTGAGGTGTGCATTAAGAGAAAAATTCTTAGCTTGTTTCTAGAAAAGGGGTACCCTATTACCTTTGAGCAATGGACAGTACTAAATGTATTATATATGGAACCTGGTTCAATTCAAAGCGAAATTGCTGTAAAAACGTACAAAGATAAAACTAATGTAACTAGAATACTGGATGTACTTTCGAAAAATGGGTATGTAGTAAGAGAAAAACATGAAAATGATAGGAGAAGCTCATGTATTTACCTTACGGATGCAGGAAGGAAAATGTTTGAAGACCTTATACCCTATATTAAGTTAATTAATGAGCAATTTAGGAAAGATATATCTGATGAAGACTTAGGAATTTTTCTAAATGTATTAGAGAAGATATGTAAAAATGCCGAATAGGCATTTAAATTTTCTATAATAGTTGTTATAACTATAGTATGTATAACTACAAGGAGTTCAGTATATTTCAAGGAGGCGTTTTATGGTAAAGTTAACCTTAAAGGAAAAGTTCGCATTCCATCTTATTTTTAGCGAAAAGAAAACTTATTACAGGTGGTATGGAAGATTTTTATCTTTTGGAGTAGAGTATGAAAGAATAAAAAGAGTAGTAAGTAGAATTTCTAGTTGGTTACAATGGTGCAATGAATGGACTAAAGAAGGGAATCATTTATATAATATGGCAGAAGAGGCTTTACAAAATGGATATGCAACAAAAGCAAGAAAATTGTTTCATGAGGCAGTAGGCTGTTATCATATAGGTCAGCATATATTTTTCATTGATAGTACCCAAAAAGAAAGTACACAAGAGAAAGCCAGAAAAAGCTATAAAAAAGCAATCAGTTTATATGATGAAAAAGAAAAACCAATACGAATAGATATACCCTTTAATGGTGTTAAAATCCCAGGATACTTAAGACTTTCTGATAGCAACAATAAACCACTTATAATTTTTGTAAATGGCATGGATAATATTAAGGAAGCAGAAGGGCATTTCCAAGGGACATTGTTTAAACAACAGGGGTTTAATCACTTTACTTTTGATGGACCCGGTCAAGGAGAGATGTGGCAGAGGATGAAATTTGATGCAAAGGAATATCATAAGGCAGTGTCGGCTATTATTGATTGGTTTGAAGAACAAAAAATATATGAGATTGACTTAGCTAAAATTGCACTAGTGGGCTTTAGTCTTGGAGGGTATTTAGCACCAATATGTGCAGCATATGATTCAAGAGTAAAAGCGGTAGTTGGAAATAGCGGACTTGTTTATATAGGTGGATTAAAGGGGTTAAAAGCTCTAAACCCAATTTGGCAGAGAGGAGTTACTTATATGACTGGGTGTGAGAACTTAGAAGAGGTAAGAGATAAGTTCGACTGGGATATTGAAGAACAACCCAATTTAAAAGTACCTTTACTTTTCTACCATGCCGGGAAAGATGAGGTGATGCCGTCACCAAAAGTTCATGCAGAAAAAATGATGAGATGGGCAAAAGGTGAAAAAACTCTTAAGTATTATGAGAACGGTGAACATTGTACTCAGAATTATTTAGATGAAGTATTTCCTGAGATTATAGATTGGTTTAAGATAAAACTTGAAGGATAACATAATACCAGATGATTTAAAACAAGGGATACAAAAATTAGATGTTCCAACATTAGAAATTATAAAATTATAAAAATATAAGATTTATGACAATAAGATAAGAAAGGGAGATAAAAAAAGAGGAAGTTTCTACATCAAAAATACTCTTAATCATAGTTAAATAGTGATATAATAAAATTGTAATTAATATGCAGTCGTAAAATTAGGCGAATAAATCGTATATTTTATGGAGGTGCAATATGAGAAATTATATAGGAGATGTATTTTATACAGAAGATGAGTTTGAAGATATTCAGGCCAATTTTAATGGGAAAGCTGAATATGATAATGGAGCCATTTATTTAAGTTCTAACACTTCTCAAAAGCATAATATTATATTAAATAATATAAATGCATACTTAACATTATATTTTAGGGAAAAAAATTGTAGGGCATATACTGAACAAATAGAGGTTATCTTTAAAAGTGAAAATGATATAAAAAAATATAAGCCAGACATATTTGTTATGTGTGGTAATGCTGAAAAAAAAGGTGAAAGTTTCTTAACATCACCAAAAATAATTTTTGAGATTCTCTCAAAATCTACTTCTAAATTAGATAAGGGAGCAAAATATTATACTTATGAAAAATACGGAGTATTGGAATATAACCTTGTAGACCAGAATGGGTTTATCATTCAACACACCTTGATAGATGGATTATATGAAATAACCAATACTTTCAAAAAGGGAGATAAGTACATTAGTTCAATATTTACAGATTTGATTATTGATATTGATTTAATTTTTAGTGAATAATTAATAAAGGCATTAAGAAACGAATGATTCATATAATCTTATCATGGATGAGAAAGTTTAATTATTATCGTTGTAATATCCCCTTTCGAAATTCCAAAACTACTTGGATAATATAATTATTCTAAAGAGATATGTAAGTGTAAAAAAGTATGAAGAAAATTATTTAGGAGGTATAGAATGAAACGAATATCATTTAAGCGACCAACTAATTATTATGATGAGAGAATCAAGCAAGTAGATGAGAAAATTTGTCAATTAATAAAACAACGTAAGGAAATTTCAAATAATAATCCAGGTTATCCTCCTCTTGAATACATAGCTAACTGGGCAGAAAAATATGATTTATACGACGACCTATTAAGATTGATATTTGCTTCACTATGGAATGATAAAATATACAGACCTTTAATTGAGCCAGAAGGATTTTATAGGAATTTACCAGTATTAAAGTCGCTTGAAATAGATAATAGGCTCTTTTCTGTAGTTTCTATCCGTCAGTATTCTAACTCCAGTATTGTGAATTTCAATATAGATTGGAATGACACAAGTGATTTATCAGAGTATCAGTCACAGCATACTCATTTTGAATTATCTATAAGTGAAAAATATAATTGCCGAATGATGAATGGAACAGGTGGAGATGGGCATTTTCACTATGACTTTATTGTATCACCGCCATTACCAGACAATATTTCTGGGGTTGAATTAGTTTTTAAAGAATATACTCTTCCATTTACAGATATACCTATAGGTCACGATGTTATAATACAACTGTAATAAATAATTTGAGTTGGTTTATATTAGATTTAAGTGTTGTATATTTAGGGATATATTCTAAATAGTTAAGTGGGTACTGCTGCTGTTAAATAAAAAGTAGTACCTTTTTATTTTTGGGGTATACTAAGGATTATTATAGTATGGAAAGGAAGTGATAAAATGACTAACTTAATGACTGGAATACCCAATAGACTGGCTAAAGAAAAATCGCCATATCTTCTTCAACATGCTTATAACCCTGTTGATTGGTATCCTTGGGGAGAGGAAGCCTTTTCTAGAGCAAAAGCAGAAGATAAGCCGATATTCCTATCTATTGGGTATTCCTGAAATTAGTGGTTATAGTAGTCTTGTTGCCATTGGTGTCATGTTATGGCCAAAGAAAGTTTTGAAGATAGTGAAGTTGCTGAAATATTAAATAAATATTTTGTATCTGTAAAAGTAGATAGAGAGGAAAGGCCTGATATTGACAGTATTTATATGAGAGTTTGCCAATCTATTACTGGCAGTGGAGGATGGCCACTTACAATTATTATGACTCCTGAACAAAAACCTTTTTTGGCAGGAACGTATTTTCCTAAGGATAATATGGGAGAAGCTTTAGGACTGATAGCTATCCTAGAATATATACAAAAGGCGTGGAAAGATAACAAAGATCAGCTTCTTAAAGAAGGAGATAGTGTGCTGGACATAATAAATACCTTAAATAAAAACTCATCAGGAGAATTATCACAGGATATTCTAAAAAAAGCTTTCTTGGAATTTAAACAGAATTTTGATACTTTATATGGAGGCTTTGGAGGCTACCCTAAATTTCCTTCAGCTCATAATTTACTTTTCCTTTTAAGATATTTTTATAAAACTAAAGATGCTTTTGCACTGAAAATGGTAGAAAAAACTTTGGAGTCTATGTATAGAGGAGGTATGTATGATCATATAGGATATGGGTTCAGCAGATATTCTGTAGATAGAAAATGGCTTATACCTCATTTTGAGAAAATGTTATATGATAATGCACTTATTGCTATGGCTTATTTAGAAACTTTTCAGGTTACGGGAAATAAAAAATATGCCAAAGTAGCAGAGGAAATATTTGAATATGTTTTAAGGGATATGACCTCTAAAGAGGGTGGATTTTATTCTGCAGAAGATGCTGATTCAGAAGGAGAAGAAGGGAAATTTTATATGTGGTCTCAGGAAGAAATAAAAGATATACTGGGACAGGAACAGGGAAGTAAATTTTGTTATTATTTCAATATAACATCACAGGGTAATTTTAGAGGGAAAAATATACCCAATTTAATAGGGAATTCCATATTAGAGGAAGATGCACAATTTATAAAAAATTGCAGAGAAAAATTATTTAAGTATAGAGAAAAAAGAGTGCATCCACATAAAGATGACAAGATTTTAACTTCATGGAATGGTTTGATGATTGCAGCTATGGCATTGGCAGGAAGAGTGTTAAATAATAGCAAATATACTTTGGCGGCAAAAAAGTCTGT
This genomic interval from Clostridium kluyveri contains the following:
- a CDS encoding DMT family transporter, with the translated sequence MEWVYLILAIILETLGTTFMKNSEGFTKLLPALGTLLTYGLCFIFLSMSLKKIPVSVAYAVWGAAGITIISVIGIFVFKESVSVLKMVSILFIVLGVIGLNFSGVSH
- a CDS encoding MarR family winged helix-turn-helix transcriptional regulator; the protein is MSEEKEFTELLYVYYRSWFKINDIYRVWSRRHEIQDTTLFTLYVINKSSPYCTQNEIRDKLSLPKQTVSLILSGLEKKGYILRELNPKDRRNKIVRFTDKGSQYASSILEKLKLAEVEAFGNMSPEQRRIMVENLCLLSNLLDKSLSK
- a CDS encoding DUF6440 family protein — translated: MKDKRFETVFNQGVMEGYRIIVDRETGVNYLYVSNGSSGGLTVLLDSEGKPVITKKQI
- a CDS encoding DUF4351 domain-containing protein, giving the protein MVLKKPENVRNIKGSFESTVQGLEVMKYNYKVIKAYEIDKNEILSQKNIVLYPLRVFMNHDGETEEEHILECLTAVEGLKDADYYFLLVECLKKLYQKSEYEKFVKEEIYMSSALYKEPYEKGKEEGLQEGLREGLREGELKGETKTLARTAVKLLIKKFGIIPDDLKQSMQKLDVPTLEIIIDNILEYENLEQVKKYIHQAVNIKQRL
- a CDS encoding MFS transporter is translated as MNNSNIRIIYTIFVFVILAAFDNIIIGLFPPLFSSIAVDLNVPLSALGIVSAINILVTSISSIYWGYLSGKFNRKKLVITGTIFWSVSVFLTSHSSTYVQLLIFQIFTGIGLGCIASIGFSVLTDYIPYKFRGMLLSLWGMSQGFGGIAGSLMASLIAAATNWRRPFEIVSIIGLLLIVLYFFIKEPELGESEPELKELIKKGYEYNYNIELNHLYEIASKSSNVLLFFQGFFMNITTGSLIWLPTLYISKIQHEHYSIKTATIAAGYIFALFQIGGLTSGFFGYLGDVFQRKNYKGRAIITSLFVFITIPFYLAMFILPMNNLSLPHDNNPALIFFSLLKQIAVNPWMTSMFVLSLLASAAQSANTPNWLALITDVNLPEHRGTAFSVANLAGSLGRTLGNVGVGFLLAIVSLYKGEPYNYVITLIIFQLFLIPSALCYIKMAKSNDRDIRKIKSILFKRSKLN
- a CDS encoding MGDG synthase family glycosyltransferase translates to MTKNILVISAEFTGHGHKSITESLYEKFKDHSDVKIYIIDGFSLGGKLLKSIGKSYGPITRNVKELWRLIWNLSSIKPSLVNRLIESEIKYNFIQVLEKIKPDLILSVHPNFNGSIINILEEYKIKIPVITLIADLVSIYPLWADKRADYIISPTQEAKDKCVEFGVSEEKVQVLGFPVRSRFYEHTASSKESNYYDIDKPLKCLIMSGGEGVGNMRRIAENLLDNFNCTVKVIAGRNKKLRKKLEKSLTAKYGHAVQIYGFMENIQDLMLDSDIAFTRGSPNVMMEAIACNVPLVITDALPGQEAGNPKFAEKYNIGVVCKDIKNIQNTISNLLANNAQKLNQIKKSQKRYSDPYVPNNIVNFILNIDCLNSEVAIPGISLGFIKIR
- a CDS encoding MarR family winged helix-turn-helix transcriptional regulator, with the protein product METQYDYTKLVGYLIIKGEVCIKRKILSLFLEKGYPITFEQWTVLNVLYMEPGSIQSEIAVKTYKDKTNVTRILDVLSKNGYVVREKHENDRRSSCIYLTDAGRKMFEDLIPYIKLINEQFRKDISDEDLGIFLNVLEKICKNAE
- a CDS encoding alpha/beta hydrolase family protein produces the protein MVKLTLKEKFAFHLIFSEKKTYYRWYGRFLSFGVEYERIKRVVSRISSWLQWCNEWTKEGNHLYNMAEEALQNGYATKARKLFHEAVGCYHIGQHIFFIDSTQKESTQEKARKSYKKAISLYDEKEKPIRIDIPFNGVKIPGYLRLSDSNNKPLIIFVNGMDNIKEAEGHFQGTLFKQQGFNHFTFDGPGQGEMWQRMKFDAKEYHKAVSAIIDWFEEQKIYEIDLAKIALVGFSLGGYLAPICAAYDSRVKAVVGNSGLVYIGGLKGLKALNPIWQRGVTYMTGCENLEEVRDKFDWDIEEQPNLKVPLLFYHAGKDEVMPSPKVHAEKMMRWAKGEKTLKYYENGEHCTQNYLDEVFPEIIDWFKIKLEG
- a CDS encoding Uma2 family endonuclease, whose translation is MRNYIGDVFYTEDEFEDIQANFNGKAEYDNGAIYLSSNTSQKHNIILNNINAYLTLYFREKNCRAYTEQIEVIFKSENDIKKYKPDIFVMCGNAEKKGESFLTSPKIIFEILSKSTSKLDKGAKYYTYEKYGVLEYNLVDQNGFIIQHTLIDGLYEITNTFKKGDKYISSIFTDLIIDIDLIFSE